In Bradyrhizobium erythrophlei, a single genomic region encodes these proteins:
- a CDS encoding rhodanese-like domain-containing protein, with product MPQTIHRGIKALVDEANAEIETLSAAEAIKAAQGSDVVIVDIRDPRELEREGKIPGSFSCTRGMLEFWIDPQSPYAKPVFQQDKKFIFHCAGGLRSALAAKTAQDMGLKPVAHIAGGFAAWRDAGGPTEKWEPKKKADK from the coding sequence ATGCCCCAGACCATTCATCGCGGGATCAAGGCCCTCGTCGACGAGGCCAATGCCGAAATCGAAACCCTGAGCGCGGCGGAAGCGATCAAGGCCGCGCAGGGCAGTGACGTCGTCATCGTCGACATCCGTGATCCGCGCGAACTCGAACGCGAAGGCAAAATTCCGGGCTCGTTCTCCTGTACGCGCGGCATGCTGGAGTTCTGGATCGATCCGCAAAGCCCCTATGCGAAACCGGTCTTTCAGCAAGACAAGAAGTTCATCTTTCACTGCGCCGGGGGCTTGCGTTCGGCGCTTGCGGCCAAGACCGCGCAGGATATGGGGTTGAAGCCGGTGGCGCACATCGCGGGTGGCTTTGCCGCCTGGCGTGATGCCGGCGGGCCGACCGAGAAATGGGAACCGAAGAAGAAGGCAGACAAATGA
- a CDS encoding AAA family ATPase, with the protein MKFTGTKDYVATEDLKVAVNASIVLERPLLIKGEPGTGKTVLAEEVAKALKAPLLTWHIKSTTKAQQGLYEYDAVSRLRDSQLGDARVSDIKNYIKRGKLWDAFASEQRPVLLIDEIDKADIEFPNDLLLELDRMEFHVYETGETIKAAQRPIIMITSNNEKELPDAFLRRCFFHYIKFPDADTMGRIVDVHFPGIKKRLVEEALRIFFEVREVPGLKKKPSTSELLDWLKLLLNEDITPESLRERDPRKLIPPLHGALLKNEQDVHLFERLAFLSRREV; encoded by the coding sequence ATGAAATTCACTGGCACCAAGGACTACGTCGCCACCGAAGACCTCAAGGTGGCGGTCAACGCCTCGATCGTGCTCGAGCGGCCGCTCCTGATCAAGGGCGAGCCTGGCACCGGCAAGACGGTGCTGGCGGAAGAAGTTGCGAAGGCGCTGAAGGCCCCGCTTTTGACCTGGCACATCAAGTCCACCACCAAGGCGCAGCAGGGTCTCTACGAATACGACGCGGTATCGCGGCTGCGCGACAGCCAGCTTGGCGATGCGCGCGTGTCCGACATCAAGAACTACATCAAGCGCGGCAAGTTGTGGGACGCCTTTGCCAGCGAGCAGCGGCCGGTGCTTCTGATCGACGAGATCGACAAGGCCGACATTGAATTCCCCAACGACCTGCTGCTCGAACTCGACCGCATGGAATTCCACGTCTACGAGACTGGCGAGACGATCAAGGCCGCGCAGCGCCCGATCATCATGATCACGTCGAACAACGAAAAGGAGCTGCCGGACGCATTTCTGCGCCGCTGCTTCTTCCACTACATCAAGTTCCCCGACGCCGACACCATGGGCCGGATCGTCGACGTGCATTTCCCCGGCATCAAGAAGCGCCTGGTCGAAGAAGCGCTGCGCATTTTCTTCGAGGTGCGCGAGGTGCCGGGCCTCAAGAAGAAGCCGTCGACCTCGGAGCTTCTGGACTGGCTGAAGCTGCTCCTGAACGAAGACATCACGCCGGAGAGCCTGAGGGAGCGCGATCCGCGCAAACTGATCCCGCCGCTGCATGGCGCGCTGCTCAAGAACGAACAGGATGTGCATCTGTTCGAGCGGCTGGCTTTCCTGAGCCGGCGCGAGGTCTGA
- a CDS encoding IS1182 family transposase — protein MRYIRGGDRNQASFLPARIDDYVAADAAVRVIDAFVEGLDMFGLGLVRATPAATGRPGYDPRDLLKLYIYGYLNEVRSSRKLERECRRNVELMWLLGRLAPDFKTIADFRRDNAAGIVGACRAFVLFCREQGLFAARLVALDGSKFRAVASAKRIMGERKVAEEAGRIDQQIAAYLANLDSIDAGERADSDAEQTAAALQALRARRTDLDALAARLKAEDRTSLVEGELDARPMGKGAGSKPPSYNVQTAVDAATGLIVHHEVTTEPTDNRLLHPMAKATKDAVAADTLTVVADAGYSNGADAAACENDGITPCVPANRAVNNQGDFFDRTAFIYEPQTDSFRCPAGRTLVRKQILTRKQSVLYIADDCSGCALKPRCTRVERRFVQRHLYEDALQRMNARVEADPHLMRQRRCAAEHPFGTIKRMTAGGRFLTRGLTNVKTEAALSVLVYNIMRVINLIGSQSLKIRLA, from the coding sequence ATGCGCTACATTCGAGGTGGGGACCGTAACCAGGCGAGTTTTTTGCCGGCACGGATCGATGATTACGTTGCCGCTGATGCGGCGGTGCGGGTAATCGATGCCTTTGTTGAAGGTCTCGATATGTTCGGGCTCGGCTTGGTTCGAGCGACACCGGCGGCGACCGGGCGGCCCGGCTATGACCCGCGCGATCTTCTGAAGCTCTATATCTACGGGTACCTCAACGAGGTTCGTTCGAGCCGCAAGCTGGAACGCGAGTGCCGGCGCAATGTCGAACTGATGTGGCTGTTGGGGCGGCTTGCCCCCGACTTCAAAACAATTGCGGACTTTCGGCGGGACAATGCAGCCGGGATCGTAGGGGCATGCCGGGCCTTCGTGCTGTTCTGCCGCGAGCAGGGACTATTTGCGGCCCGTCTGGTGGCCCTCGACGGTTCGAAGTTCCGGGCGGTGGCGAGCGCCAAGCGGATTATGGGCGAACGCAAGGTCGCCGAAGAGGCCGGCCGGATCGATCAACAGATCGCGGCTTATCTTGCCAACCTCGACAGCATCGATGCGGGCGAGCGGGCCGATAGCGATGCGGAACAAACGGCTGCGGCTCTCCAGGCTCTCAGGGCACGCCGCACCGACCTTGATGCTCTGGCGGCGCGACTTAAGGCGGAAGATCGGACTAGTCTTGTAGAAGGTGAGCTCGATGCGCGGCCGATGGGTAAAGGGGCAGGCTCCAAGCCTCCTTCCTACAATGTCCAGACGGCGGTCGATGCTGCGACGGGGCTGATCGTCCACCATGAGGTTACAACCGAACCCACCGACAACCGGCTGCTCCATCCGATGGCCAAGGCGACGAAGGATGCGGTGGCGGCCGATACGCTCACGGTGGTGGCGGACGCTGGCTATTCGAACGGAGCAGACGCGGCAGCCTGCGAGAACGATGGCATCACGCCTTGTGTGCCAGCGAACCGGGCCGTCAACAATCAAGGCGACTTCTTCGACCGCACGGCCTTCATCTATGAGCCGCAAACCGACAGTTTTCGTTGTCCGGCGGGCCGAACACTGGTGCGCAAGCAAATCCTCACCAGAAAGCAGAGCGTCTTGTATATCGCCGACGATTGTTCGGGTTGCGCGCTCAAGCCGAGATGCACCCGCGTCGAGCGCCGCTTCGTTCAAAGACACCTTTACGAGGACGCGCTTCAACGCATGAATGCCCGCGTCGAAGCCGATCCACACCTCATGCGGCAGCGGCGATGCGCGGCTGAACACCCGTTCGGAACCATCAAGCGGATGACGGCTGGCGGCAGGTTCCTCACCCGAGGCCTTACCAACGTCAAGACTGAAGCCGCCCTCAGCGTTCTTGTCTACAACATCATGCGGGTCATCAATCTCATCGGCTCGCAAAGCCTCAAGATTAGGCTCGCCTGA
- a CDS encoding vWA domain-containing protein, translated as MFLQFFTSLREAQVPVTLREYLTLMEAIDADLAEQSVENFYYLSRAALVKDERNLDKFDRVFGTVFKGLESLLDAMLKADIPEEWLKKLAEKYLTEEEKKQIEAMGWDKLMETLRKRLEEQKGRHQGGSKWIGTAGTSPFGAHGYNPEGVRIGQEKNRNFRAVKVWDRREFKDLDGNVELGIRNIKIALRRLRKFARTGAPDELDLDTTIRETANHGYLDVHMRPERRNAVKVLVFFDIGGSMDSHIEQVEELFSAAKSEFKHMEYFYFHNCLYEGVWKQNRRRFTDRTPTWDVLHKYPHDYKIVFVGDASMSPYEVMVPGGSVEHVNEEAGAVWLERVTRTYPHAVWLNPVSQKHWDYSESTTIIRRIFANRMYPITIEGLENAMKELVR; from the coding sequence ATGTTCCTGCAATTCTTCACATCGCTGCGCGAGGCCCAGGTGCCCGTGACCTTGCGCGAATATCTGACGCTGATGGAGGCGATCGACGCCGACCTCGCGGAGCAGTCGGTGGAGAATTTCTATTATCTCTCCCGCGCCGCTTTGGTGAAGGACGAGCGCAACCTCGACAAATTCGACCGCGTGTTCGGCACCGTGTTCAAGGGGCTGGAAAGCCTGCTCGACGCGATGCTCAAGGCCGATATCCCCGAGGAATGGCTGAAGAAGCTCGCGGAAAAATACCTGACCGAAGAAGAGAAGAAGCAGATCGAGGCGATGGGCTGGGACAAGCTCATGGAGACGCTTCGCAAGCGGCTGGAAGAGCAGAAGGGGCGTCATCAGGGCGGCAGCAAGTGGATCGGCACCGCCGGTACGTCTCCTTTTGGTGCCCATGGCTACAACCCGGAAGGCGTGCGAATCGGGCAGGAGAAGAACCGCAACTTCCGCGCGGTCAAGGTGTGGGACCGCCGTGAGTTCAAGGATCTCGACGGCAATGTCGAGCTCGGCATCCGCAACATCAAGATTGCGCTGCGTCGCCTGCGCAAATTCGCCCGCACCGGCGCGCCGGACGAACTCGATCTCGACACCACCATCCGCGAGACCGCCAATCACGGCTATCTCGACGTCCATATGCGCCCCGAGCGGCGCAATGCGGTAAAGGTGCTGGTGTTCTTCGATATCGGCGGCTCGATGGATTCCCACATCGAGCAGGTCGAGGAATTGTTCTCGGCTGCGAAAAGCGAATTCAAGCATATGGAATATTTCTACTTCCACAACTGCCTCTATGAGGGCGTGTGGAAGCAGAACCGCCGCCGCTTCACCGATCGCACGCCGACCTGGGATGTGCTGCATAAATATCCGCACGACTACAAAATCGTGTTTGTCGGCGACGCCTCGATGTCGCCTTACGAGGTCATGGTGCCGGGCGGCTCGGTCGAGCATGTCAACGAAGAGGCGGGCGCGGTCTGGCTCGAACGCGTCACGCGCACCTATCCGCACGCGGTATGGCTCAATCCGGTTTCGCAAAAGCACTGGGACTATTCGGAATCGACCACCATCATCCGCCGCATCTTTGCTAATCGCATGTATCCGATCACGATTGAGGGTCTGGAGAACGCGATGAAGGAATTGGTGCGGTAA